One segment of Gloeomargarita sp. SRBZ-1_bins_9 DNA contains the following:
- a CDS encoding proline dehydrogenase family protein, whose product MSIEARTQTLGQELLAATRPERSWWAQVQHQWQWDEKLLAWTMDQPGLRTQLFRLIDTLPSLTSHEAIYQHLREYLDQPQVELPGLLKQLLYVSGPAIAAQAFTTAVSALARKYIAGQDWAAVRHSLERCRRQGMTFTLDILGEAVCSETEAQAYLQRYLHLITELSQVDWGCTPQVSVKLTALYSQFDPLAEKRTRAQVAQAITQLLRHAGERGVAVHFDMEQYQYKNLTLAILQDVLLQDEFRRRTDVGLTIQAYLTDSEKDLRDTLAWAKLRGAPVTVRLVKGAYWDQEMIQAQQKRWPPPVYRHKGSTDANFEKLTRLLLENHNLVYPAIASHNVRSQAHALAVAEQLGLPPTTWESQVLYGMGETLAQALVARGQQVRLYCPYGELLPGMSYLIRRLLENTANTSFLRQRLQVDNPAELLAPPTFSEPTTPLPPGQAFAGAADTNFALPGTVDPFLRAIERVRRQLGQDYQLPHCSPTDALVSVNPSDPTQVIGRVGLADARAAVQAVAVAQQAQPRWAATPWETRIQLLHRLAEVLEAQRAEWVAWMAWEVGKPIREADAEVTEAVDFCRYYAQMAQRLDQGYSYDLWGETNRYLYQPKGVGVVIAPWNYPLAISVGMVTAGLVTGNCVIYKPAEQSVVIGCRLSQLISHLLEDMGLPTGVFQGLPGWGEQIGPVLVNHPGVHWIAFTGSRAVGCQIYAQAAQMSPGQRHLKRVVAEMGGKNAIIVDDSADLDQAVQGVVQSAFGYAGQKCSACSRVIVLPKVYDTFVARLTAATASLVIGPATDPATTVGPVIDQEAHRRLQTTIAGAKQRYPVLVEGAAPGDGYYIGPVIFGEVAPEDPLAQEELFGPVLAVFRAQDFDQALQIANGTDYALTGGLYSRTPSHIQRAAQAFACGNLYINRGITGAIVGRQPFGGFRCSGVGSKAGGPDYLLQFVDPKVVTENIQRHGFAPLEDAR is encoded by the coding sequence ATGTCCATCGAAGCCCGCACCCAAACCCTGGGTCAGGAATTGTTAGCTGCCACCCGTCCAGAGCGCTCTTGGTGGGCGCAGGTGCAACACCAGTGGCAGTGGGACGAAAAACTCCTGGCCTGGACCATGGACCAGCCGGGGTTGCGCACCCAATTGTTTCGGCTGATTGACACCCTGCCCAGTCTGACGAGTCACGAGGCCATCTACCAGCACCTGCGGGAATATCTGGACCAACCCCAGGTGGAACTGCCGGGTCTATTGAAACAGCTTCTGTATGTCAGTGGCCCTGCCATCGCCGCCCAGGCCTTCACCACCGCCGTCAGTGCCCTCGCTCGTAAATACATTGCCGGTCAGGATTGGGCCGCGGTACGCCACAGCCTGGAACGGTGCCGACGCCAGGGAATGACCTTTACCTTAGACATTCTGGGGGAAGCGGTGTGCAGCGAAACCGAAGCCCAGGCCTACCTACAGCGCTACTTACACCTGATCACTGAACTATCCCAGGTGGACTGGGGCTGTACTCCCCAGGTGTCCGTCAAACTCACGGCCCTTTATTCCCAGTTCGACCCCCTGGCGGAAAAACGTACCCGCGCCCAGGTCGCCCAGGCTATAACTCAACTGCTGCGTCACGCGGGGGAACGGGGGGTAGCGGTCCACTTCGACATGGAGCAATACCAGTACAAAAACTTGACGCTAGCGATTCTCCAGGACGTGCTGCTCCAGGACGAATTTCGCCGCCGCACCGACGTGGGGTTAACCATCCAGGCCTACCTGACCGACAGCGAGAAGGACCTGCGGGATACACTGGCCTGGGCCAAGTTACGGGGAGCGCCGGTGACGGTTCGGCTGGTGAAGGGGGCCTACTGGGACCAGGAAATGATCCAGGCCCAACAAAAGCGCTGGCCGCCCCCGGTCTATCGTCACAAGGGGTCCACCGACGCCAACTTTGAAAAGCTCACCCGTCTGCTGCTGGAGAACCACAACCTAGTGTACCCGGCCATTGCCAGCCATAACGTGCGTTCCCAGGCCCATGCCCTGGCGGTGGCGGAACAGCTCGGCCTGCCTCCTACAACGTGGGAATCCCAGGTGCTCTACGGGATGGGGGAAACCTTGGCCCAAGCCCTAGTGGCCCGGGGACAGCAAGTGCGTCTGTACTGCCCCTACGGCGAACTCCTGCCGGGGATGAGCTATCTGATCCGGCGTTTACTGGAAAACACCGCCAACACATCTTTTTTGCGCCAGCGGCTACAGGTGGACAACCCCGCGGAACTCTTGGCCCCCCCGACGTTTAGCGAACCCACCACTCCTTTGCCCCCTGGACAAGCCTTTGCTGGTGCCGCCGACACCAACTTTGCCCTGCCAGGGACCGTTGACCCCTTCCTACGGGCCATCGAACGGGTGCGCCGGCAACTGGGCCAAGACTACCAACTCCCCCACTGCTCCCCCACTGACGCCTTGGTATCCGTCAATCCCAGTGACCCAACCCAGGTGATCGGTCGGGTGGGGCTGGCGGATGCCCGAGCGGCAGTCCAAGCCGTGGCAGTAGCCCAGCAAGCCCAACCCCGGTGGGCTGCCACCCCCTGGGAGACCCGCATCCAGTTATTGCACCGGCTGGCGGAGGTCCTGGAGGCGCAACGGGCGGAATGGGTAGCCTGGATGGCCTGGGAGGTAGGCAAGCCTATCCGGGAGGCCGATGCGGAGGTCACGGAAGCCGTGGACTTTTGCCGTTACTACGCCCAAATGGCTCAGCGACTGGACCAAGGCTACAGCTACGACCTGTGGGGGGAAACCAACCGTTACCTTTATCAGCCCAAGGGCGTCGGGGTGGTAATTGCTCCTTGGAACTATCCCCTGGCGATTTCCGTGGGTATGGTCACGGCGGGGCTGGTTACGGGCAACTGCGTGATCTACAAGCCAGCGGAACAGTCGGTGGTCATCGGCTGTCGGCTGAGTCAACTCATCAGCCATCTTCTGGAGGATATGGGCCTACCGACGGGGGTGTTCCAGGGCTTGCCGGGTTGGGGGGAACAAATTGGGCCGGTGCTGGTGAACCATCCAGGGGTGCATTGGATCGCCTTTACTGGGTCGCGGGCGGTGGGGTGTCAGATTTATGCCCAAGCAGCCCAGATGTCCCCGGGGCAACGGCATCTCAAGCGGGTTGTGGCGGAAATGGGGGGCAAAAACGCCATTATTGTGGACGACAGCGCCGACTTGGACCAGGCGGTGCAGGGGGTGGTGCAATCGGCGTTTGGGTACGCAGGACAAAAATGCTCGGCCTGCTCGCGGGTGATTGTCCTACCCAAGGTGTATGACACGTTTGTGGCCCGTTTGACAGCAGCGACGGCCTCCTTGGTCATTGGTCCGGCGACCGACCCAGCGACCACCGTTGGCCCGGTGATTGACCAGGAGGCGCATAGGCGCTTGCAGACCACCATTGCTGGGGCCAAACAACGCTATCCGGTGCTGGTGGAAGGTGCTGCCCCTGGAGATGGCTATTACATCGGGCCGGTGATTTTCGGGGAGGTGGCGCCGGAGGACCCCCTAGCCCAGGAGGAACTGTTTGGCCCGGTGCTGGCGGTGTTCCGCGCCCAGGACTTTGACCAGGCGTTGCAGATTGCCAATGGGACGGACTATGCGCTCACCGGTGGGCTGTACTCCCGCACTCCCAGCCACATTCAACGGGCAGCCCAAGCCTTCGCCTGCGGCAATTTGTACATCAACCGGGGGATTACGGGGGCGATTGTGGGCCGGCAACCCTTTGGGGGGTTTCGCTGCTCCGGTGTGGGTTCCAAAGCGGGCGGGCCGGATTACCTGCTGCAGTTTGTGGACCCCAAGGTGGTCACAGAAAACATCCAGCGGCACGGCTTTGCCCCCTTGGAGGACGCCCGATGA